Proteins encoded in a region of the Puniceibacterium sp. IMCC21224 genome:
- a CDS encoding branched-chain amino acid ABC transporter permease, whose product MEFLSNTARDLFPLVWSGMITGCLYALGALGLVMIFKSSRVVNFSHGNVAGFAAFLIYGFSSGVLLDLSWGMAVLLAVVAVVAIAFATYAVISPLVFGSDLTATIATLGVGLIAQGATLLIFGADIVNLDLPVPRFSMSVLGLFVTGYDLTVLAVAVVTIGALFFVIDYTKLGIAFRAISENPFAAEVCGLNLRSVHLFSWVVAAILGVVGALLIVPTTFLSVTTVATFMLQAFAAAVIGGFASLPGSLIGGILIGVLMNLFTFYVSPEFSSTFLLGVVLLALNTFPNGILQRVGGTRV is encoded by the coding sequence ATGGAATTCCTTTCGAACACTGCCCGCGATCTCTTTCCGCTGGTCTGGTCGGGAATGATCACTGGATGTCTCTATGCTCTGGGCGCTCTTGGCCTTGTGATGATCTTCAAATCCTCGCGGGTGGTGAACTTTTCGCATGGCAACGTTGCAGGGTTCGCGGCATTTCTGATTTACGGCTTTTCCAGCGGTGTCCTGTTGGATCTGAGTTGGGGGATGGCCGTTTTGTTGGCCGTCGTGGCCGTTGTCGCGATTGCCTTTGCGACCTATGCGGTCATTTCGCCCCTGGTGTTCGGATCCGACCTGACAGCGACGATTGCAACGCTTGGCGTGGGCCTTATCGCTCAGGGCGCGACATTGCTTATCTTTGGTGCGGATATCGTCAATCTCGACCTTCCGGTGCCGCGATTCAGCATGTCGGTTCTGGGGTTGTTTGTGACTGGCTATGATTTGACGGTTCTGGCGGTTGCAGTCGTTACCATCGGCGCACTGTTCTTTGTCATCGACTACACAAAGTTGGGGATCGCGTTCCGTGCCATTTCCGAGAACCCGTTCGCAGCCGAAGTCTGCGGGTTGAACCTGCGCTCGGTGCATCTGTTCTCGTGGGTGGTTGCCGCAATTCTTGGCGTGGTCGGCGCGCTGTTGATCGTCCCTACGACCTTTCTAAGCGTCACGACCGTCGCGACCTTTATGCTACAGGCCTTTGCCGCAGCCGTGATCGGCGGGTTCGCAAGCCTCCCTGGAAGTTTGATCGGCGGGATATTGATCGGGGTGCTGATGAACCTTTTCACCTTCTATGTGTCGCCTGAATTCAGCAGTACTTTCCTGCTCGGGGTCGTTTTGCTCGCGCTCAATACTTTCC
- a CDS encoding NAD(P)-dependent oxidoreductase, with amino-acid sequence MNTQDTIGFVGLGVMGGPMCQNMARKHHGKVLAFDLSEDALVAVEQDSAERVASLVDLAQASDIIFLSLPGDPQVDAVTTELLNADGKCKIVVDLSTTSVAAARAAAAKLGAAGIRFADAPVARTREAAQKGALSIMVGADQDLFDRIKPHLEYIATDITHGGKVGTGQVLKLVNNMLVFANTVAMAEMMVLGEAGGVDPEVLLDAVSKGSGDSFVLRNHARKAMLPRAFPDRAFSPEYVLKDIGGVFALAQSTGVDLPAAETVQSYYEAAVKHGYSGRYFPCVVELVEKGLMRDGTPKKEES; translated from the coding sequence ATGAATACGCAGGATACCATTGGATTTGTCGGGCTTGGCGTGATGGGTGGGCCCATGTGTCAGAACATGGCCCGAAAACACCACGGCAAGGTTTTGGCGTTTGATCTCTCCGAAGACGCGCTGGTCGCGGTCGAGCAGGACAGCGCCGAGCGCGTCGCATCGCTCGTCGATCTGGCGCAGGCATCGGATATTATCTTTTTGTCCTTGCCGGGTGATCCGCAGGTGGACGCGGTGACAACCGAGCTTTTGAACGCTGACGGCAAGTGCAAAATCGTGGTTGATCTGTCGACGACGTCGGTGGCTGCGGCTCGCGCGGCGGCAGCAAAGCTGGGGGCTGCCGGGATCAGGTTTGCCGACGCGCCAGTGGCACGTACCCGCGAAGCCGCGCAAAAAGGCGCGTTGTCGATCATGGTCGGTGCGGATCAGGATCTGTTCGACCGGATCAAACCGCACCTCGAATATATCGCAACCGACATCACACACGGCGGCAAAGTTGGTACAGGCCAGGTTCTTAAGCTGGTAAACAACATGCTGGTGTTTGCCAATACGGTGGCCATGGCCGAGATGATGGTGCTGGGCGAAGCGGGCGGCGTTGATCCCGAAGTTCTGCTCGACGCGGTGTCAAAAGGGTCGGGCGACAGCTTTGTGCTGCGCAATCACGCACGCAAGGCCATGCTGCCGCGCGCGTTTCCAGACAGGGCATTTTCGCCGGAATATGTCCTCAAGGACATCGGCGGTGTGTTTGCCTTGGCACAAAGCACGGGTGTGGACCTGCCCGCCGCAGAAACCGTTCAAAGCTATTACGAAGCTGCGGTTAAACACGGCTATTCCGGCCGCTACTTTCCCTGTGTTGTTGAGCTTGTCGAAAAGGGTCTTATGCGCGACGGCACACCGAAAAAGGAAGAGTCGTGA
- a CDS encoding SDR family NAD(P)-dependent oxidoreductase, with product MAQIPVSAPARMDNKISLVTGAAGGIGRATALALAQAGSTVIATDIVDDAAFADAGIIYRRYDVTSGDETRTLVADIVKEHGRIDALVLCAGTISHRHLVDSTEDEWQKMLDVNLMGVVNPIREIFPVMADQQMGKIVALGSIAAKIGGVASGPSYVAAKSAVHGLMKWVAKNGADKGIYASVIAPGPVETPMWETVTQRAAPSAHGSVPLGRFGQPEDIAQAILFLCSPASNWITGTVLDVNGGMLMD from the coding sequence ATGGCCCAGATACCAGTTAGCGCTCCGGCGCGTATGGATAACAAAATTTCGCTTGTGACGGGCGCGGCAGGTGGAATTGGGCGCGCGACTGCGCTTGCACTTGCACAGGCCGGGTCGACAGTCATCGCGACAGATATTGTCGACGACGCGGCCTTCGCCGACGCAGGCATTATCTATCGTCGTTATGATGTGACGTCGGGCGATGAGACGCGGACGCTGGTTGCAGACATCGTCAAAGAACACGGCCGGATTGATGCTTTGGTCCTGTGTGCAGGGACGATTTCGCACCGCCACCTGGTCGATTCAACAGAGGACGAGTGGCAGAAAATGCTGGACGTCAACCTGATGGGGGTCGTCAATCCGATCCGCGAGATTTTTCCGGTGATGGCCGACCAACAGATGGGCAAGATCGTCGCCCTGGGATCAATCGCCGCAAAAATCGGCGGCGTGGCTTCTGGCCCGTCCTATGTCGCGGCAAAGTCTGCGGTACATGGCCTGATGAAGTGGGTCGCAAAGAACGGTGCGGACAAGGGTATCTATGCCAGCGTCATTGCGCCCGGGCCGGTTGAAACGCCGATGTGGGAAACTGTGACGCAGCGCGCGGCACCTTCGGCGCACGGCAGCGTGCCGCTGGGCCGGTTCGGTCAACCAGAAGACATTGCGCAGGCGATCCTGTTCCTTTGCTCGCCTGCTTCAAATTGGATTACCGGCACCGTTCTCGACGTGAACGGCGGGATGTTGATGGATTGA